A DNA window from Helianthus annuus cultivar XRQ/B chromosome 15, HanXRQr2.0-SUNRISE, whole genome shotgun sequence contains the following coding sequences:
- the LOC110913009 gene encoding non-specific lipid-transfer protein 1, whose protein sequence is MMMMKKVLCIMMICMVVAAPYAAALTCGDVNSKLTPCLNYLKHGGKVPVPCCKGVKGLNAAAKTTAEKKTACGCMKKAYKHLSGIKEDNAVALPKKCGVSIPYKISPHTDCNKIK, encoded by the exons atgatgatgatgaagaaagttTTATGTATCATGATGATTTGCATGGTGGTCGCCGCCCCCTATGCGGCAGCGCTAACCTGTGGTGATGTGAATAGCAAGTTGACACCATGCCTAAACTACTTGAAGCATGGCGGTAAGGTGCCTGTTCCATGTTGCAAAGGTGTTAAGGGACTTAATGCCGCCGCAAAAACAACCGCTGAAAAGAAGACCGCCTGTGGTTGCATGAAGAAGGCTTATAAACATTTATCTGGTATTAAAGAAGACAACGCAGTTGCCCTTCCGAAAAAGTGTGGTGTAAGCATCCCTTACAAGATCAGCCCCCACACTGACTGCAACAA GATAAAGTGA